A genomic segment from Flavobacterium litorale encodes:
- a CDS encoding aminotransferase class IV codes for MISYNGNLVAQSGITIQENRGFLYGDAIFETLKILDSRVLFLEDHYFRLMASMRIVRMEIPMDFTMEYMEQKVLELVSSLEINASARARITFFRKSGGFYLPTDNTTEFIITASALENTIYQFMDDAYEVDLFKDFYVTKQLLSTLKSTNKMVQITGSIFANENGLHNCLLLNDDKNVIEVLQGNLFMLKDGKLTTPPISDGCLNGIMRKQLLAITGKDEDIMVEEASISPFDLQKADELFITNVIMGIQPITKYRKKTYGNDLSSNLLKKLNTQLRLGLV; via the coding sequence ATGATTAGTTATAACGGAAATTTAGTAGCACAATCGGGTATTACCATACAGGAAAATAGAGGTTTTTTATATGGCGATGCTATTTTTGAAACACTTAAAATTCTGGATAGCAGAGTACTATTTTTAGAAGACCATTATTTTAGATTAATGGCATCTATGCGTATTGTACGAATGGAAATTCCCATGGATTTTACTATGGAATACATGGAGCAAAAAGTACTGGAACTCGTTAGTAGTTTAGAGATTAACGCATCTGCTCGTGCGCGAATTACGTTTTTTAGAAAATCTGGTGGCTTTTATTTACCTACTGACAATACTACTGAATTTATAATAACAGCTAGTGCCCTTGAGAATACGATATATCAATTTATGGATGATGCTTATGAGGTAGACCTTTTTAAAGATTTTTACGTAACTAAACAATTGCTTTCTACGCTAAAATCGACCAATAAAATGGTACAAATTACAGGTAGTATTTTTGCAAACGAAAATGGCTTACATAATTGTTTGCTATTAAATGATGATAAAAATGTAATAGAAGTACTACAGGGTAACCTGTTTATGCTGAAAGACGGCAAATTAACAACCCCTCCAATATCAGATGGGTGTTTAAATGGTATTATGAGAAAGCAACTGTTAGCAATTACAGGTAAAGATGAAGATATTATGGTTGAAGAGGCTTCAATATCGCCGTTTGACCTCCAGAAAGCTGATGAGTTGTTTATTACCAACGTAATTATGGGTATACAACCTATAACAAAATATAGAAAGAAAACGTACGGTAACGATTTGTCATCAAACCTACTTAAAAAGCTGAATACACAATTACGACTAGGGTTAGTTTAG
- a CDS encoding YqgE/AlgH family protein: MISLKPKKGHLLIAEPSTIGDLSFNRSVVLLADHNTEGSVGFILNKPLGFTIQDLMPEINGSFKVYNGGPVEQDNLYFIHNVPDLIPNSIEISNGIYWGGDFESTKDLINRGMIKANNIRFFLGYTGWDANQLDDELEEDSWIVSENSYENKIIGKPSDSFWKEKIMELGGTYLIWSNAPENPTLN; this comes from the coding sequence ATGATTTCACTAAAACCCAAAAAAGGACACCTGCTTATAGCAGAGCCTTCTACCATAGGAGATCTATCTTTTAATAGGTCTGTGGTTTTATTAGCCGATCATAATACAGAAGGTTCCGTAGGGTTTATTTTAAACAAACCACTTGGGTTTACAATACAAGATCTTATGCCAGAAATAAACGGTTCGTTTAAAGTGTATAACGGTGGTCCTGTAGAACAAGACAATTTGTACTTTATTCACAACGTACCCGATTTGATACCGAACAGTATAGAAATATCAAATGGTATTTATTGGGGAGGCGACTTTGAGTCGACCAAAGACCTTATCAACCGAGGTATGATAAAAGCAAACAACATCCGTTTCTTTTTAGGTTATACAGGTTGGGATGCCAATCAGCTTGATGATGAGCTTGAAGAAGACTCTTGGATAGTATCTGAAAACAGTTATGAAAACAAGATTATAGGTAAGCCAAGTGACTCTTTTTGGAAAGAGAAGATAATGGAACTTGGAGGAACTTATTTAATCTGGTCTAACGCTCCCGAAAACCCTACACTAAACTAA
- a CDS encoding HU family DNA-binding protein translates to MNKSELIDAMAADAGISKGAAKKALESFISNVGDSLNKGNRVSLVGFGSWSVTNRAAREGRNPQTGAPIQIAAKNVVKFKPGAELDGAVNK, encoded by the coding sequence ATGAACAAATCAGAATTAATCGACGCAATGGCTGCAGACGCAGGAATTTCTAAAGGTGCAGCAAAAAAAGCATTAGAGTCTTTTATTAGCAATGTGGGCGACTCACTAAACAAAGGTAACAGAGTATCTTTGGTAGGTTTCGGTTCATGGTCTGTAACCAACAGAGCAGCAAGAGAAGGAAGAAACCCACAGACAGGAGCTCCTATACAAATAGCTGCAAAAAATGTTGTTAAATTCAAGCCAGGTGCTGAACTTGACGGTGCGGTTAATAAATAA
- the fmt gene encoding methionyl-tRNA formyltransferase, with amino-acid sequence MERLRIVFMGTPEFAVGILDAIYQNNYDIVGVITAPDRPAGRGQKVKYSAVKEYALKKDLHLLQPTNLKDETFLKELAALNANLQVVVAFRMLPTQVWQMPKLGTFNLHASLLPKYRGAAPINWAIINGEQETGVTTFFIDEKIDTGAIILKQQIAIKPEETAGELHDRLMLLGVDAVLLTLSQIANGSAETTIQPTTGAIKTAYKLDKDNCKIDWTKSGKTIYNLIRGLSPYPAAWTFITDKDQKWNVKIYKAQFIEENHDFPIGKIIANKKEIKVCVTDGCLELLELQFPGKKKMEASQLLNGMKFSDNALAK; translated from the coding sequence ATGGAACGTTTACGAATTGTTTTTATGGGTACCCCTGAGTTTGCAGTGGGTATTCTGGATGCTATATACCAAAATAACTACGATATAGTAGGAGTTATAACAGCTCCTGACCGACCTGCAGGTAGAGGGCAAAAAGTAAAATACTCTGCCGTTAAGGAATATGCGCTAAAGAAAGACTTACACTTACTGCAACCCACAAACTTAAAAGACGAAACTTTTTTAAAGGAATTAGCAGCATTAAACGCCAATTTGCAAGTAGTAGTAGCTTTTAGGATGTTACCAACGCAGGTATGGCAAATGCCAAAATTGGGTACGTTTAACCTCCATGCATCACTATTACCAAAATACAGAGGAGCAGCACCTATAAATTGGGCTATTATTAATGGAGAACAGGAAACAGGCGTAACAACGTTTTTTATTGACGAAAAAATAGATACAGGTGCTATTATTTTAAAACAACAAATAGCAATAAAACCAGAGGAAACGGCTGGAGAACTCCACGATAGATTAATGTTATTGGGTGTAGATGCTGTTTTACTAACGCTATCTCAAATAGCAAACGGAAGTGCTGAAACAACAATACAACCAACAACTGGTGCTATAAAAACGGCTTACAAGCTGGATAAAGATAATTGTAAGATAGATTGGACAAAATCGGGGAAAACGATTTACAATTTAATACGTGGACTAAGCCCTTACCCTGCTGCTTGGACATTTATTACAGATAAGGACCAAAAGTGGAACGTAAAAATATATAAGGCGCAGTTTATAGAGGAAAATCATGATTTTCCTATAGGTAAAATTATAGCCAATAAAAAAGAAATTAAGGTATGTGTTACTGATGGCTGCTTAGAGTTATTGGAGCTACAATTTCCAGGAAAGAAAAAAATGGAAGCAAGCCAATTACTTAACGGAATGAAGTTCTCGGATAATGCACTTGCAAAATAA
- a CDS encoding RecQ family ATP-dependent DNA helicase, translating into MQQPLEILKKYWQYDNFRDPQDKIIQSVLDGKDTFGLMPTGGGKSVCFQISAMLLPGICLVVSPLIALMKDQVANLASRDIKAIALAGGLSAEAISDQLDNCKFGDYKFLYISPERLQADWIVDRIKELPINSIAIDEAHCVSQWGHDFRPAYLKIAYLKQHFPSVPFLALTASATKRVQDDVIKQLGLENPAVYKKSFARENIAYMVFETEDKLHKIQQILTKNPEPSIIYVRNRKSCHNVSQQLNALGYKATYYHGGLKEGEKATNMKNWLHEKVQVIVATNAFGMGIDKPNVKTVLHIQLPENIESYYQEAGRAGRNGEKSFALLLLNKSDITATENQFIAVLPDKKFLKNVYVRLNNYLQIAYGEGIGQTFPFNINAFCNQYNFNVVKTYHALQFLDRQGIVTLSKQFSEQITLQFLVPSKEVLRYISLNPADEAMLLAILRNYPGIFDMESSINSDLIIRKTKATEKELLALMQRLKEKQIINYTSKGTDSTLTFNEVREDDHTINRIAAFLEQQNKIKVQQFSAIEHYATNTDRCKSRLLLDYFGETDSTNCGICSYCIRKNNKPKNIVDVANDVLKLISEAPCTSRKIESELALTAQETITTLRLLLDNEKIKINTNNQYTLK; encoded by the coding sequence ATGCAACAACCGCTAGAAATCCTCAAAAAATATTGGCAATACGATAATTTTCGTGATCCTCAGGATAAAATAATCCAATCGGTACTGGACGGTAAAGATACTTTTGGATTAATGCCTACAGGAGGAGGAAAGTCAGTATGCTTCCAGATATCTGCTATGCTTTTACCAGGAATTTGTTTGGTAGTGTCACCGCTAATTGCATTAATGAAAGATCAGGTTGCAAATTTAGCCTCAAGAGACATTAAAGCTATTGCATTAGCAGGAGGATTATCTGCTGAAGCTATAAGCGACCAGTTGGACAATTGTAAATTTGGAGATTATAAATTTTTATACATTTCGCCAGAACGATTACAGGCTGATTGGATTGTAGACCGTATAAAAGAATTACCTATAAATAGTATAGCTATTGACGAAGCACATTGTGTATCGCAATGGGGGCACGATTTCAGGCCTGCCTATTTAAAAATAGCCTATTTAAAACAACATTTTCCATCAGTACCATTTTTAGCATTAACAGCATCGGCAACCAAACGCGTACAGGACGACGTTATAAAACAACTTGGATTAGAAAACCCCGCTGTATACAAAAAATCGTTTGCTAGGGAGAATATAGCTTATATGGTTTTTGAAACGGAAGATAAGCTACATAAAATTCAGCAGATACTTACCAAAAATCCAGAACCCTCTATTATATATGTACGCAATCGTAAATCCTGTCATAACGTTTCGCAACAGTTAAATGCGCTTGGTTATAAAGCAACGTATTACCACGGAGGGCTTAAGGAAGGGGAGAAGGCAACCAACATGAAAAATTGGTTGCACGAAAAAGTACAGGTAATAGTAGCCACCAATGCATTTGGAATGGGTATAGACAAACCCAATGTAAAAACAGTACTGCACATACAATTGCCCGAGAATATTGAAAGCTACTATCAGGAAGCGGGTAGGGCAGGGCGAAATGGCGAAAAATCGTTTGCCCTACTCTTACTCAACAAATCTGATATTACTGCTACCGAAAACCAATTTATAGCCGTACTACCCGATAAGAAGTTTTTAAAAAATGTATACGTTCGTTTAAATAACTACCTTCAAATAGCCTACGGCGAGGGGATAGGGCAAACCTTCCCATTTAATATTAATGCATTTTGCAATCAATACAATTTTAATGTTGTTAAAACATACCATGCATTACAGTTTTTAGATAGGCAAGGTATTGTAACACTATCCAAACAATTTTCGGAGCAAATTACGCTCCAGTTCTTAGTTCCTAGTAAAGAGGTACTACGTTATATTAGTTTGAACCCTGCCGATGAAGCGATGCTATTAGCAATACTAAGAAACTATCCTGGGATATTCGATATGGAATCGTCAATTAATTCCGACCTGATTATTAGAAAAACAAAAGCTACCGAAAAAGAGTTATTGGCATTAATGCAACGATTAAAGGAAAAACAGATTATTAACTATACAAGTAAAGGCACAGACAGTACACTTACATTTAACGAAGTTAGAGAGGACGACCATACCATAAACCGTATAGCTGCTTTTTTAGAGCAACAAAATAAAATTAAAGTGCAGCAGTTTAGTGCTATTGAGCACTATGCAACAAACACCGATAGATGTAAGAGCAGACTATTACTCGATTATTTTGGCGAAACAGATAGTACCAATTGTGGTATCTGTTCCTATTGTATACGTAAAAATAACAAACCCAAGAATATAGTTGATGTAGCAAACGATGTACTCAAATTAATATCAGAAGCCCCCTGCACATCACGTAAAATAGAAAGTGAATTAGCACTTACAGCACAAGAAACTATTACTACATTGCGACTACTTTTGGATAACGAAAAAATTAAAATAAATACCAACAACCAATACACACTAAAGTAA
- a CDS encoding AAA family ATPase, with amino-acid sequence MAKEIVVIIGGPGSGKTSLIEQLQHRGYTCYPEISREVTLEARKQGIEQLFLEKPLLFSELLLEGRKKQHAAAVADDSEVVFIDRGLPDVLAYMHYIGDSYPAVFDAVCKAHQYTKIFFLPPWREIYTADEARYESYEQATLIADHLQETYKAYGYDLIEVPKDTVDNRILFILGHLS; translated from the coding sequence GTGGCTAAAGAAATAGTAGTAATTATAGGTGGACCAGGCTCTGGAAAAACGAGCTTAATTGAGCAACTACAGCATAGGGGATATACTTGTTATCCTGAAATTTCTCGTGAGGTTACTTTAGAGGCACGCAAACAAGGTATAGAACAGCTTTTTTTAGAAAAACCACTACTGTTTAGTGAGTTACTATTAGAAGGCAGAAAAAAACAACATGCAGCTGCTGTAGCAGATGATAGTGAAGTTGTTTTTATTGATAGGGGATTGCCCGATGTACTAGCGTACATGCACTATATAGGCGACTCGTACCCTGCTGTTTTTGATGCTGTTTGCAAAGCACACCAATATACCAAAATATTTTTTTTACCACCTTGGAGGGAGATATATACTGCTGATGAAGCACGGTATGAAAGTTACGAGCAGGCAACTTTAATTGCAGACCACTTGCAAGAAACCTACAAAGCTTATGGTTACGATTTGATAGAAGTACCTAAAGATACTGTTGATAACAGAATTCTTTTTATATTGGGTCATCTTTCATAA
- a CDS encoding DUF493 family protein codes for MDKKSKEFYDRLKQKLSESTIWPAGYLFKFIVPTDTEKILHIENAFNGMGAVIKTTKSKNGKYTSVSIDVRMKSSQAVIDKYIELSDVEGIISL; via the coding sequence ATGGACAAGAAAAGTAAAGAATTTTACGATAGGTTAAAGCAAAAATTATCGGAATCGACAATATGGCCAGCAGGATATTTATTTAAATTTATAGTACCAACGGATACAGAAAAGATATTGCATATAGAGAATGCTTTTAATGGAATGGGAGCTGTAATAAAAACTACAAAATCTAAAAACGGAAAATATACCAGTGTATCTATAGATGTACGAATGAAAAGCTCGCAAGCAGTAATAGATAAGTACATAGAATTATCTGATGTTGAAGGTATTATTTCACTATAA
- a CDS encoding DUF4290 domain-containing protein translates to MQYNSQEGVNSLEYNSERTHLIIPEYGRHLQKLIDQAAAIEDREERNKAAKYIIAVMGNLNPHLRDVPDFQHKLWDQLFIMSDFNLDVDSPYPIPSKELLEQKPDRLAYPQNFPKYRFYGNNIKYMIDVANKWEDGELKDALIMVIANHMKKSYLSWNKDTVKDDVIFSHLLELSEGKINLLTTEEELSTSSDLMKVNKKMSNKHQFNNNSKQKSHRSNSGGKNNKNRKS, encoded by the coding sequence ATGCAATATAATTCACAAGAAGGCGTCAATTCATTAGAATATAACTCTGAAAGAACTCACTTAATAATACCTGAATACGGAAGGCATTTACAGAAGCTAATAGACCAAGCCGCTGCAATAGAGGATAGAGAGGAACGTAACAAGGCAGCTAAATATATAATAGCGGTTATGGGTAACTTAAACCCGCACTTGCGTGATGTACCCGATTTTCAGCATAAGCTATGGGATCAATTATTTATAATGTCGGACTTCAATTTGGATGTCGACTCTCCTTACCCTATCCCTTCTAAAGAATTATTGGAGCAAAAGCCTGATAGGCTCGCCTACCCGCAAAACTTCCCTAAATATCGTTTTTACGGTAACAATATTAAATACATGATAGATGTTGCGAACAAATGGGAAGACGGTGAGCTTAAAGATGCCTTAATTATGGTAATTGCCAACCACATGAAAAAATCGTATCTGAGTTGGAATAAAGATACTGTTAAGGATGATGTTATTTTTTCGCATTTACTAGAATTATCTGAAGGTAAAATAAACTTACTTACAACAGAGGAAGAACTCTCTACCTCATCCGATTTAATGAAGGTAAACAAGAAAATGAGTAATAAACACCAGTTTAACAACAACTCAAAACAAAAGTCGCACCGCTCTAATTCTGGTGGAAAAAATAACAAAAACCGAAAATCCTAA
- the murA gene encoding UDP-N-acetylglucosamine 1-carboxyvinyltransferase produces the protein MGTFKIEGGIQLKGEITPQGAKNEALQVLCTVLLTPEKVTITNIPDIIDVNKLINLLKNLGVKVEKLAHGAYSFQADEVNLSYLESEAFKEEGKALRGSIMLVGPLLARFGKGYIPKPGGDKIGRRRLDTHFEGFISLGAKFRYNREEYFYGVEAKKLTGTYMLLDEASVTGTANIVMAAVLAEGKTTIYNAACEPYLQQLCKMLNSMGAKITGIGSNLLTIEGVDKLGGCEHRILPDMIEIGSWIGLAAMTQSEITIKDVSWDSLGLIPNTFKKLGITLERRGDDIYIPKHPDGYEIQNYIDGSILTISDAPWPGFTPDLLSIVLVVATQARGSVLIHQKMFESRLFFTDRLIDMGAKIILCDPHRATVIGHDFKSQLKGIQMSSPDIRAGVSLLIAALSAKGTSIIQNSEQIDRGYERIDERLQALGAKIERLD, from the coding sequence ATGGGAACATTTAAAATTGAAGGAGGAATACAGCTAAAAGGAGAAATTACCCCACAGGGTGCAAAAAACGAAGCTTTACAGGTTTTATGTACCGTATTACTTACCCCAGAAAAGGTAACTATTACTAATATACCCGATATTATTGATGTAAATAAACTCATTAATTTACTTAAAAATCTTGGTGTAAAAGTAGAGAAGTTAGCACATGGTGCTTACAGTTTTCAGGCAGATGAAGTAAACCTGAGTTACCTAGAATCGGAAGCATTTAAGGAAGAAGGAAAAGCTTTAAGAGGCTCTATAATGTTAGTAGGACCACTATTAGCCCGCTTTGGTAAAGGGTATATACCAAAACCTGGAGGCGATAAAATAGGGCGCCGTAGGCTAGATACACACTTTGAGGGCTTTATTAGCCTTGGAGCAAAATTTCGTTATAACAGAGAGGAGTATTTTTATGGCGTAGAAGCCAAAAAACTAACGGGTACGTATATGTTATTAGATGAAGCATCGGTAACGGGTACTGCCAATATTGTTATGGCGGCTGTACTTGCCGAAGGTAAAACTACCATATACAATGCCGCCTGCGAACCTTACCTACAACAATTGTGTAAAATGCTAAATAGCATGGGGGCAAAAATTACAGGTATAGGATCTAACCTGTTAACAATTGAAGGTGTAGACAAGCTAGGTGGATGTGAGCACCGTATACTACCTGATATGATTGAAATAGGAAGCTGGATAGGGCTTGCTGCCATGACCCAAAGCGAGATAACTATTAAAGATGTTAGCTGGGATAGCTTAGGGCTTATACCCAATACGTTTAAAAAATTAGGCATTACGTTAGAAAGACGTGGCGATGATATTTACATACCCAAACACCCCGATGGTTATGAGATACAAAACTATATAGATGGCTCAATACTCACAATATCCGATGCGCCATGGCCAGGCTTTACGCCCGACCTTTTGAGTATTGTATTGGTGGTAGCTACACAAGCTAGAGGTAGTGTACTCATCCACCAAAAAATGTTTGAAAGCCGCCTTTTCTTTACCGATAGGCTTATTGATATGGGTGCAAAAATAATATTATGCGACCCACACAGGGCTACTGTTATTGGTCACGACTTTAAATCGCAATTAAAAGGCATCCAGATGTCATCACCCGATATACGCGCAGGAGTTTCGTTACTTATTGCTGCACTTTCTGCCAAAGGCACTAGTATTATACAAAATAGCGAACAGATAGATCGTGGGTATGAAAGAATTGACGAAAGGCTACAGGCACTAGGTGCTAAAATTGAACGGTTAGATTAA
- a CDS encoding DUF5686 and carboxypeptidase regulatory-like domain-containing protein, giving the protein MATMHKFIAVLLLLMCGTVHAQIRGKVTSEDGVPIPFANVILENTYKSTTANDKGEYAINVQEKGRYTLLFQSIGYKTKKEAVTVTAFPHQLDVVLQDETYQLDEVVISNKEDPAYAIMRSAIANKKQNSAKTGRFEADFYSKGIFKVEDVPERIMGIKVEDEEESILDSTGSGIIYLSETVSKIKFEQPNKLKERIVASKISGNDNGFSYNTARGTFYNFYNDYIDLDINMVSPLADNAFNYYKFSFEGSFFDENETQINKIKVIPRRDKEPVFEGYIYIVENSWAISAIDFDIKGYRMQQPMLDVLNLKQNFTYNTKNNVWAKNSQTFDFKAGAFGIKFMGKFTHVYNNYVFKDSFDEGVFGKEIVYIEKDSNKKDSLYWNKMRPVPLTEEEVTDYIKKDSIQTLHTSEVYLDSIDKKSNKFGVFDVLTGYTYRNSKNKTSYSYGGVLDPTQASFNTVQGWNFNTDLSFRKYDEVTGKYTTMGAVFNYGIAEDRLRVRGFFSHTFNRINNASLYLSGGNEVAQFNSAEPITKLQNMVSSLFFKDNYMKLYDNTFASAQYQQRVATGLFMMGNVQYTRRRALQNNTDYVLIKNKDAYLSNNPLDPTNDALAFETHNLMKASVYARINFGQKYITRPYSRVMVSDANYPTIHLQYQKGFAASESEYEYDFVAARVYYGTTLGNKGDFDINLKGGKFFNADGISFIDYKHFNGNQTHVGSGQSYLNVFNLLPYYTHSTNDQYFEMHTEHNFKGYIMNKVPLLNKLQWNLVLGYHQISTPDYKPYSEFTAGFDNIGIGKFRMLRIDYVRSYQSGFKTDGIIFGLKFLDVID; this is encoded by the coding sequence ATGGCTACAATGCACAAGTTTATTGCAGTATTATTATTGCTGATGTGTGGTACTGTACACGCACAAATTAGAGGTAAAGTAACGTCTGAAGATGGGGTACCTATACCTTTTGCTAACGTTATTTTAGAAAATACGTATAAAAGTACTACGGCCAACGATAAGGGGGAATATGCAATAAACGTTCAAGAAAAAGGTAGGTATACATTGCTTTTCCAATCTATAGGGTATAAAACAAAAAAAGAAGCTGTTACTGTTACTGCATTTCCGCACCAGCTTGATGTGGTATTACAAGATGAAACCTATCAGCTTGATGAGGTGGTAATATCCAATAAAGAAGATCCTGCCTATGCTATAATGCGAAGTGCTATTGCCAACAAGAAACAGAATTCGGCTAAAACAGGACGTTTTGAAGCTGATTTTTACTCTAAAGGAATTTTTAAAGTAGAAGATGTGCCCGAACGTATTATGGGAATAAAGGTAGAGGATGAAGAAGAAAGTATTTTGGATAGTACGGGGAGCGGTATTATATACTTATCTGAAACCGTATCTAAAATAAAATTTGAGCAACCCAATAAGCTAAAAGAACGCATTGTAGCCTCTAAAATAAGTGGTAACGATAATGGTTTTAGTTACAATACTGCACGCGGAACATTTTACAATTTTTACAACGATTATATCGATCTTGATATTAATATGGTATCGCCATTAGCTGATAATGCTTTTAATTACTATAAATTTTCTTTTGAGGGTAGTTTTTTTGATGAAAATGAAACTCAGATTAATAAAATAAAGGTAATACCACGCCGTGATAAAGAGCCTGTTTTTGAAGGCTATATTTATATTGTAGAGAATAGTTGGGCAATATCGGCTATTGATTTTGATATTAAGGGATATAGAATGCAACAGCCTATGCTAGACGTTTTAAATTTAAAACAAAACTTTACGTATAATACTAAAAATAATGTGTGGGCTAAAAACTCGCAAACCTTTGATTTTAAAGCAGGAGCCTTTGGTATTAAATTTATGGGAAAGTTTACACATGTGTATAACAATTATGTGTTTAAGGATAGTTTTGATGAAGGTGTTTTTGGGAAAGAGATTGTTTACATAGAAAAAGATTCTAATAAGAAAGACTCCTTGTATTGGAACAAAATGCGCCCTGTACCCCTTACGGAAGAAGAGGTTACCGATTATATAAAGAAAGATAGTATACAAACCCTGCATACATCTGAGGTTTACTTGGACTCTATTGATAAAAAGAGCAATAAGTTTGGTGTGTTTGATGTGTTAACGGGGTATACCTACCGCAATTCTAAAAATAAAACATCCTATAGTTACGGTGGCGTTTTAGATCCTACACAGGCTAGTTTTAATACCGTACAAGGGTGGAATTTTAACACCGATTTATCGTTTAGAAAATACGATGAGGTAACTGGAAAATATACTACTATGGGTGCTGTATTTAACTATGGTATTGCCGAAGACAGGCTTAGGGTTCGTGGTTTTTTCTCGCACACTTTTAACAGGATTAATAATGCATCATTATACCTATCAGGAGGGAACGAGGTAGCACAATTTAATAGTGCAGAGCCTATAACAAAGCTGCAAAATATGGTAAGCTCATTGTTTTTTAAAGATAATTATATGAAGCTGTACGATAATACATTTGCATCGGCACAGTACCAACAACGCGTAGCAACAGGGCTATTTATGATGGGTAATGTACAATATACCCGCCGACGTGCTTTACAAAATAATACCGATTACGTACTTATTAAAAACAAAGATGCTTACCTTTCCAACAACCCGCTGGACCCAACGAATGATGCACTTGCTTTTGAAACCCACAATTTAATGAAAGCAAGTGTTTACGCTCGTATTAATTTTGGTCAGAAATACATAACACGCCCCTATAGTAGGGTTATGGTAAGCGATGCCAACTACCCCACAATACACTTGCAATACCAAAAAGGTTTTGCAGCAAGTGAAAGCGAATATGAATATGATTTTGTTGCTGCACGTGTTTATTATGGTACTACGTTGGGTAACAAGGGTGATTTTGATATTAATTTAAAAGGTGGTAAATTTTTTAATGCCGATGGTATTTCGTTTATCGATTACAAACACTTTAACGGTAATCAAACCCATGTAGGCAGCGGGCAAAGTTATTTAAATGTATTTAACTTACTACCGTATTATACCCATAGTACTAACGACCAGTATTTTGAAATGCATACCGAGCATAACTTTAAAGGGTATATAATGAACAAAGTACCTTTGTTAAATAAGCTGCAGTGGAATTTAGTGCTGGGATATCACCAAATTTCCACACCCGACTACAAGCCGTACAGCGAGTTTACCGCAGGTTTTGATAATATTGGAATTGGCAAATTCAGGATGTTGCGTATAGACTATGTGCGCTCGTATCAGAGTGGTTTTAAAACCGATGGTATTATTTTTGGTCTGAAATTTTTAGATGTTATTGATTAA
- a CDS encoding NYN domain-containing protein gives MNTIQDLRLAVLIDADNVPYANVKGMLQEIAKYGTPTFKRIYADWTKPTVSGWKKVLLENAITPIQQYSYTRGKNATDSAMIIDAMDILYSGKVDGFCIVSSDSDFTRLATRLREAGMKVIGLGEKKTLIPFITACDKFIYLEILEEDDNASDAKKEATQNKAEKTAAKRKETLSEIDKKLLRLIRNSVNDLGDEDGWAFLGDLGNIILKKQPDFDPRNYGFNKMLPLIKSIDSFIVDERNTGKSNIKHVFVKNK, from the coding sequence ATGAATACCATACAAGATTTAAGACTTGCTGTACTTATAGATGCCGATAATGTACCCTACGCTAACGTTAAGGGAATGCTACAGGAAATAGCAAAATACGGTACACCTACATTTAAGCGCATTTATGCCGATTGGACAAAACCAACGGTATCGGGCTGGAAAAAAGTATTACTAGAAAATGCCATTACACCAATACAACAATACAGCTATACCAGAGGGAAAAATGCTACTGATAGTGCCATGATTATTGATGCCATGGACATACTTTATTCGGGTAAGGTAGACGGTTTTTGTATTGTATCGAGCGATAGCGATTTTACCCGACTTGCTACCCGACTTAGAGAGGCAGGCATGAAAGTAATAGGTCTTGGCGAGAAAAAAACACTAATACCATTTATCACAGCCTGCGATAAGTTTATATACTTAGAAATTTTAGAGGAAGACGATAACGCTTCTGATGCTAAAAAAGAAGCCACGCAAAACAAAGCAGAGAAAACGGCAGCTAAACGAAAAGAAACACTTAGTGAAATTGATAAAAAATTGCTCCGATTAATACGTAACAGTGTTAACGATTTAGGTGATGAGGACGGATGGGCATTTTTGGGCGATTTAGGTAATATTATTCTGAAAAAGCAACCTGATTTTGACCCTCGTAACTACGGATTCAATAAAATGCTACCATTAATAAAAAGTATTGACAGTTTTATAGTAGACGAACGCAATACTGGAAAAAGCAATATTAAACACGTTTTTGTAAAGAACAAGTAG